In the genome of Chloroflexota bacterium, one region contains:
- a CDS encoding prolipoprotein diacylglyceryl transferase encodes MPFAAIVLDFDPILRFGGYGVRWETLGIAGSVLVGILLAAVIAGRTAVDGPATPAWARGDRARLRRDDLLFIVLGAVPGAAVGGRIGYVLLHRDFYAANSSTILDPGQGSLELSLAVVGATLTGAYVARLLDAPVGRWLHAAVVPVFLTIGLGELARVLGGSGQGASSDASWALAYGGAGPWGSLGPAIPAHPAQVYGAIVAGLVLVVVGLLTALGGFRARDGSVFLVALLIWALGRAVVSATWRDDPLLGPLPAGGVLALGVASVALASLVVRRWTTRRRVRAAGDLAMADWPDPTDPPRA; translated from the coding sequence GTGCCGTTTGCCGCGATCGTCCTCGATTTCGACCCGATCCTCCGCTTCGGCGGGTATGGCGTGCGCTGGGAGACCCTCGGCATCGCCGGCTCGGTGCTGGTCGGGATCCTGCTCGCCGCCGTCATCGCCGGACGGACGGCGGTCGATGGCCCGGCGACACCCGCGTGGGCGCGGGGGGATCGGGCCAGGCTTCGCCGTGACGACCTCCTGTTCATCGTGCTCGGGGCCGTGCCGGGCGCGGCCGTCGGCGGACGCATCGGCTACGTCCTGCTCCATCGCGATTTCTATGCCGCGAACTCGTCGACGATCCTCGATCCGGGCCAGGGGAGCCTCGAACTCAGCCTGGCCGTCGTCGGGGCGACCCTCACCGGCGCGTATGTCGCACGCCTGCTCGACGCCCCCGTGGGTCGCTGGCTCCACGCTGCGGTCGTGCCAGTCTTCCTGACGATCGGGCTCGGCGAGCTCGCCCGGGTGCTCGGAGGCAGTGGCCAGGGCGCGTCGTCCGACGCGTCGTGGGCGCTCGCATATGGAGGTGCCGGTCCGTGGGGCTCGCTGGGGCCGGCGATCCCGGCCCATCCGGCGCAGGTGTACGGCGCGATCGTCGCCGGCCTCGTCCTCGTGGTCGTCGGCCTCCTCACGGCCCTCGGCGGCTTCCGCGCCCGAGACGGCTCGGTATTCCTCGTCGCGTTGCTCATCTGGGCCCTCGGTCGCGCCGTCGTCTCCGCCACCTGGCGCGACGACCCGCTGCTCGGCCCGCTCCCGGCCGGCGGCGTCCTCGCCCTCGGGGTCGCGTCGGTCGCGCTGGCGAGCCTCGTCGTCCGCCGATGGACCACGCGCCGCCGCGTCCGGGCTGCGGGCGACCTGGCCATGGCGGACTGGCCGGATCCCACGGATCCGCCCCGCGCATAA